The genomic stretch GGTTCGTCAGGGGCGTGCGGTACAGGTCCACGCCGCGCGGACTGAGGCGTTCCAGGCGGTCGGCGAAGCTGGCTTCACCAGCCATGAACAGGCTGCGGCGGGCGTTCAGGGTGAGGTCCTCGCACAGGCTGCGGATGGCGGCCTCGCCGTACAGGTGGTACACCGCTTCCGGTGCGGGGTCCGGGGCGAGGCGGGACAGGTCGCGGTCCAGCGCGCCGAGGCGGTCGTCGAAGGCGCGCCGGGCGCGGGCGAGGTACTCGCGGGCGCTGAGCGGCGCGTACTCCAGGGGGTTCTGTCCGACCTTGGCGGCCAGGCCGCGGCCCTCGAGCCGTTCGAGGGTCTCGTAGATCTTGGGCCGGGGAATGCCGGCCTGCCGGGCCACGCGGGCCGGGACGGCGCGGCCCAGGGCCAGCAGGGCGGTGTAGGCACGGGCCTCGTACTCGGTCAGCCCGAGC from Deinococcus soli (ex Cha et al. 2016) encodes the following:
- a CDS encoding TrmB family transcriptional regulator translates to MSAVIHLQALGLTEYEARAYTALLALGRAVPARVARQAGIPRPKIYETLERLEGRGLAAKVGQNPLEYAPLSAREYLARARRAFDDRLGALDRDLSRLAPDPAPEAVYHLYGEAAIRSLCEDLTLNARRSLFMAGEASFADRLERLSPRGVDLYRTPLTNLPAIAAPGQRAFLLARDGEAALVAHFIDEGGVGEAHGVHTHNPVIIHLIEGYVQLAAQQLQPR